The Candidatus Eremiobacteraceae bacterium DNA window TGACCGGCGGACGATGCGCGCACATGCGAGCGGCGATCGCGTCCGGCGCGTTCTCGCCCGACGCGACGGCGATGCCCGCTGATGCTATCTCAGTGGTGGGCATGGTGCCGCCGCCGGTCGTGGATGTGGTCCGTACCGGACGGAAGCGCGGCGGGTCGCTGTCTGCATTGAGCGCCGTGCAAAGCGATGCGGCTCGGTCGAACAAATCGTCGCTGCTCAAGATCAACATCGCTACGAGCGGCAACTCGCGCAACCGCTCGGGTTCGAGGTAGAGGGCGAGCGTGGCGGAGAGTGCGGCGATCGTGGTCTTGTCGGTGCGCAAGGCGCGCAATAACGGATTGGCGCGCACGCGGGCGATCAGATCCGCGCGGCCGCAGATGATGCCGCACTGGGGCCCACCGAGCAGTTTGTCGCCTGAGACGGCCACCAGATCGAGTCCCGCCGCGATCTCTTGTGCGACCGTGGGTTCGTGCGGCAATCCAAACGGCGCGAAGTCGACGAGCGCACCCGAACCAAGATCTTCGAACGACAGGACGTCGAGTTCTTTTGCGAGTACCGCCAGCGCTTGCGCGCTGACTTCCGCGGTGAATCCCTGAACGCGATAGTTGCTCGGATGCGTGCGCATGAACATGGCGGTGTCCGCCGACCAGTGTTCGCGGTAGTCACTTGCGTACGTCTTGTTCGTCGTACCGACTTCGATCAGCTTCGCGCCGGTCTTGCGCAGCACGTCGGGCAGCCGAAAGCCGCCGCCGATCTCAACGAGCTGTCCGCGGCTCACGACGACTTCGCGACCGTTCGCAAACGTGTCGAGCACCAACACGACCGCGGCCGCGCAATTGTTCACCACGAGCGACGCCTGGGCGCCGGTCAATTCGCGCAGTTGCGCGGCTACTCGCTCGTAGCGGCTCCCACGCTTGCCCGTCGCCAGATCGTACTCGAGGTTCGTATATCCCGCGCCCAGCTCGCTGATCGCCGCGAGCGCTGCGGCTGCGAGCGGCGCACGCCCAAAATTCGTGTGCAGGATGACGCCGGTGCCGTTGATGACGCGGAGCAAGCCCGCGGTCTCGCTTGTCGCGAGCCGGCCGAGGATGCGGAGTTTGAGCGCGGCGTCGTCCGGCGGGACCGCCACCGCATGCGCCGCATCGCGAGCTTCGTCGAGCACGTGCTGCACGGCAGCGCGCACGGCGGCCCGGCCGAGCACGGCGTTGAACGCCGCAAGATCGGGGTCGGCGGTGAAGCGATGAACGGCGGGGATGGCCCGCCGGAGGCTGCCGTCCATGGGATCGCCCTAGTCGAAACGGCGGCCTAGCGCTTGCGGCGACTAAGCGGCCGTGGAGTTACGCGACCGGTTTGAGATGTTTCTCGACGGTCATGACGATTTGTCTCTCGGGCACGTAACCGACGATGCGATCGACCGGCTCGCCGCCTTTGAAAAGGATGAGGCTCGGGATGCTCGACACTTCGTACTTGCCCGCGATGCTCGGCGATTCGTCGGTGTTGAGTTTGACGACTTTCAACCGGCCCTTCATGTCTTTCGCGACCTTGTCGACGATCGGTCCAACCATCTTGCACGGGCCGCACCATGGCGCCCAAAAATCCACGAGAACGGGCGTGGCAGATTGTAGGACTTGGACATTGAAGTCGGCTTCGCCGACGTTCACGGCATCACTCACGGGGGACTCCTTCGGATATTCGCTGGTTCAACAAGTTGAGCCGGTGTTATTCGTGCCGGCGCGGTGACGCGCCTTTCGGGCGGCGACCGTACTAGGGCGAGCATCGCTTACCCAAACATGTCACGCATCGACGAGCGTCTTGATGCGGCCGACGTAGTCGTCCGCAAGCTTTTCCGCGGCTTCGTCATCGGCCGCTTCGGCCACCACCGTGAATAGCGGATCCGAGGGATCGGGAAGCACGAGCACCCAGTCGCCGTCCCCGACGATTTTCACGCCGTCGAGGAGATCGAGCCTCTGGTCGCGGGCTTGCGAGATGAGTTCGCGCATGATCACGCCCTTGCGTTCCCACGGGCACGTCACTTTTCTCCGCACGAGGTGAAGCGGCGGCACCGTCGCGATCAATTCCGATGCCTTGCGGCCCGTGCGCGCGAGCATTTCCAATATCTTCGCGCTCGCGTAGATCGCATCGAACGCGGGCGAAAACTCAGGAAAGATCAAGCCTTCGCGGGCGCCGCCCGCAAACGTGGGCGCCGCGGGACTCGCGCAAAGTTCCATCATGGACCTGCGGTCGGCTTTCGTGCGAACGATCCGGCCGCCACTCTTGAGCGCGACCGCATCCAGCCGCGACGACGCGGTGACCGGAACCGCGACCACCGCTCCGGGCGTGCCGCCGAACACAAGCTCGGCGACGAGCGCCAACAACAGATCATTTTCGGCGATGCGGCCGGTATCGTCGACGATACTGACGTTTTCCGCGCCGGGTTCCACCAAGATGCCGATATCGGCGCCAAGCGTGGGGACGATGGTGGACAACTGGTGGAGATACTTCTCGCGCTCTTCGCCGAAGCGGCGCACCTTCGCGTCGTCGAGGTAGGCGTTGAGCGCGACCATCTCGATGTTGAGCTTGCCGAGCAAGTGCGGCAGCGTCGTGGCGGCGTTGCCGTAGGCATAGTCGACGATGATTTTGAAACGGCGGTCGCGGATCTGCCCGACGTCTAGCGATTTCAAGAAGCCGGCGTTGTACCGGTCGAGCGCCCGCTCGGGAAACGAGAGATAGCCGACGTCGTCCATGGACGTGCGGCGGAAATCGCCGCGGAAGAAGAGGTTCTCGATCTTGCGCTCGGCGTTCTTGTCGAGATTGGTGCCGCCCGCGCCGAAAAGCTCGATCAAGAAGAAGTTCGGATCGTCCGGATGGATGCGGACGTGCATGCCCCCGTCGCCTTCGCTGCGTACTTCGTAGCGCGCGAGCGGAATGGGCGATGTCCTCAGGTCGTGCACGTCGCAACCCACCGACATCAGGCCGGAAATGAGGCAGCGGTTGATCATGCGGGTGGCGTGGTGGGTGTCGCGGCTCGTCATGACCACCGCATGCGGATCGAAGAACGAACCGAAAGCCTGGCCCAGCTTGAGCGCGAATTCTGGCGTGATCTCGATGTTCGCGATGCCCTTCACGCCCTCGCCGCCGAACAGCGATCCCGGCCACTTCGTTCCCCAGACGAGCGACATAGAGACGACACTGCCCGCCGAGACGAACTTCTCAGGCCACAATTTGATGTGCGGACGCACTTGCGCGCCCGCATCGAGGGTGCAACGCGCGCCAATGACCACGCCCTCGCCCACCGACACGTCGTCCTTGATGATGACGTGCTCGGCGACCGTGCAGGCTGTGAGCTTGCTACGCTTGCCGACGTAGGCGTCGTTCCAAACCACCGCGCTGACGAGCTGCGCTTGCGATTCGATGATGCATCCGTCGCCGACGCACGAGTACGACTCGATCACCGCACCAGCGCGCACGTCGGCGTTCTTGCCGATCACGACAGGTCCGGTGATGACCGCGCCGGCGGCGACGGACGCGCCGGCGCCGATGTACACGCCGCGCGAGCGCTCTCTGCCGGGCAGTTCGAGACGGCATCGCCCCGCGAGCGCGTCATAGTTGGCTTCGCGATACTGCTGCAAGTTTCCGATGTCGGTCCAGTAATCGCCGGTCACGAATCCGTGCACGGGGCGGCCGCGTTCGAGCAGCTCCGGAAAGACGTTCTTTGAGAAATCATAGATGCGGCCGCGCTCCATGAGCGCGAATATCTCGGGTTCGAGGATGTAGATGCCGGTGTTGATCGTGTCCGAGAAGACCTCGGACCAGGTGGGCTTCTCGAGAAAACGTTGCACGAGGCCGCCGTCATCGAGGATGACCACGCCGAACTCGAGTGGATTTTCCACTCGCTTGAGCACGATGGTGGCCGCCGCGTTCTTGGCTCTATGCGCCGCGAGCACCGCAGTGAGGTCGATATCGGTGAGTGCGTCGCCGGACATGACGATGAACGTGTCGTCGAGACGCTCTTCGGCCATCTTGACCGCGCCGGCGGTGCCGAGCGGCGTATCTTCCACGACGTACGACATCGTCACACCGAAGTCGGTCCCATCGCCGAAGTACGCCTCGACTTCGTCCGCCAAGTAATGGACCGTGGCCACGATTTCGGTGACACCGTGACGCTTCAGCAGGTCGACGATGTGTTCCATGACCGGTTTGTTGGCGACGGGCGCGAGCGGCTTTGGCCGGCTTTGCGTGAGCGGGCGCAGGCGCGAACCCTCGCCTCCCGCCATCACGAC harbors:
- the selA gene encoding L-seryl-tRNA(Sec) selenium transferase, giving the protein MDGSLRRAIPAVHRFTADPDLAAFNAVLGRAAVRAAVQHVLDEARDAAHAVAVPPDDAALKLRILGRLATSETAGLLRVINGTGVILHTNFGRAPLAAAALAAISELGAGYTNLEYDLATGKRGSRYERVAAQLRELTGAQASLVVNNCAAAVVLVLDTFANGREVVVSRGQLVEIGGGFRLPDVLRKTGAKLIEVGTTNKTYASDYREHWSADTAMFMRTHPSNYRVQGFTAEVSAQALAVLAKELDVLSFEDLGSGALVDFAPFGLPHEPTVAQEIAAGLDLVAVSGDKLLGGPQCGIICGRADLIARVRANPLLRALRTDKTTIAALSATLALYLEPERLRELPLVAMLILSSDDLFDRAASLCTALNADSDPPRFRPVRTTSTTGGGTMPTTEIASAGIAVASGENAPDAIAARMCAHRPPVIGRVQDDEFIVDLRTVREDEDADLCAAFMACT
- the trxA gene encoding thioredoxin; its protein translation is MSDAVNVGEADFNVQVLQSATPVLVDFWAPWCGPCKMVGPIVDKVAKDMKGRLKVVKLNTDESPSIAGKYEVSSIPSLILFKGGEPVDRIVGYVPERQIVMTVEKHLKPVA
- a CDS encoding sugar phosphate nucleotidyltransferase; protein product: MKAVVMAGGEGSRLRPLTQSRPKPLAPVANKPVMEHIVDLLKRHGVTEIVATVHYLADEVEAYFGDGTDFGVTMSYVVEDTPLGTAGAVKMAEERLDDTFIVMSGDALTDIDLTAVLAAHRAKNAAATIVLKRVENPLEFGVVILDDGGLVQRFLEKPTWSEVFSDTINTGIYILEPEIFALMERGRIYDFSKNVFPELLERGRPVHGFVTGDYWTDIGNLQQYREANYDALAGRCRLELPGRERSRGVYIGAGASVAAGAVITGPVVIGKNADVRAGAVIESYSCVGDGCIIESQAQLVSAVVWNDAYVGKRSKLTACTVAEHVIIKDDVSVGEGVVIGARCTLDAGAQVRPHIKLWPEKFVSAGSVVSMSLVWGTKWPGSLFGGEGVKGIANIEITPEFALKLGQAFGSFFDPHAVVMTSRDTHHATRMINRCLISGLMSVGCDVHDLRTSPIPLARYEVRSEGDGGMHVRIHPDDPNFFLIELFGAGGTNLDKNAERKIENLFFRGDFRRTSMDDVGYLSFPERALDRYNAGFLKSLDVGQIRDRRFKIIVDYAYGNAATTLPHLLGKLNIEMVALNAYLDDAKVRRFGEEREKYLHQLSTIVPTLGADIGILVEPGAENVSIVDDTGRIAENDLLLALVAELVFGGTPGAVVAVPVTASSRLDAVALKSGGRIVRTKADRRSMMELCASPAAPTFAGGAREGLIFPEFSPAFDAIYASAKILEMLARTGRKASELIATVPPLHLVRRKVTCPWERKGVIMRELISQARDQRLDLLDGVKIVGDGDWVLVLPDPSDPLFTVVAEAADDEAAEKLADDYVGRIKTLVDA